The DNA segment CCAAGTGACTTCTGCAATGATAAATTGGAGTTAGAAGTTTCAAAAACATACATATTCTGCTAATTAAATAATGATAGTATCAATGATCATATAATTAGTTGAGTGTACAATTTAGTGTGGAATCTATGAAATTGTTTGTTGGTGCGTTTCCTCAACGTTTGGTTTGTGTTCCTTCTACGTTTTGTTTGGGCCATCCAAACCTAGTTAAACAAATATTTAGTTCCGAACATTATCATTAGCTTCAGTTCGAAAGTTTTGTAAAGCGGTTAGCTTAATGGTTAGCACccttatttgttttgataacGTCGGGACCCATGTGGAGCGTTGTAGTATTCTTACAAATATAGATGTAGAAAATGCCAAACTACAATTTTGCGTCTacatcaaaataattcaaaaggAGGAGGAAGTAGACAGATGAGTagatgaaagaaaacaaatcatgGAACATGAAGGCCGCAGTACCTATGGGGGCCAAGAGATGACACATGGCCAACGTAAGGTTTACTCAGTACAATGTAACTAATGTTTCGTGCCATGTATCTTCTTGCAGATTAGGAAAACgacaaaatcaattttaaaccACTTTATTTTCGAATCAATTCCATAGCCCTTATGTCGGTTTTTTGTATGACAATTTTGTAGAATCTAATGTTAGTTTAAGCTAAAATAATACTTAATAAAATTTGGTTCGTATCTTTTGTGATGTTCTCATAAATTGTGATTAGCAATAGCTCTCCACTATACCTACTATCCTTCAATTTAGTAGTTATAAACAAATTAACACAGCCAGTGGCCACCAAACtcatagaaattttaaaaaggagTTTTAAACGTTTCGAATGCGTAACTCATTAGTATAGCATAGGAGAGTTGAATTCAAGATTGAGCACTGAACAATTTAAACGTGCATATTTGGGTAAAAATGATAGATTCAATTGTTGAACAATATATTAAACTGGATTTTTATGATTTCAAACTTTGGTGTAGTTTGGTTACGGTTTAtacttttagtttttcttttagtttgtcttcattttttttcttttagcttGTCTTTACTTTGTCTAACCTTAGTTAAGGCTTCTTTGGTTAAATATTATTGGAAGCTTTCTCATGTGCTTTGCTATTTATAAACAACAACTGGAAGAAGCTCCTCTTTCATCCATCTCTCACTTCTCAGATTCCCATCACTATTTTCAACAGAAACtcaaaactttataataaagATTCAATCTTTCGTTTAATTGGTGATCATCACCTCTCATACTTGTCTCCAGGTTTGTAGTTTTTGGATTTGCCCCAGTTTTTATTCTTCTTGTATCTGTTCTACTTAACTTGCACAGAAAAAGGTTGATGCTTTATCAAAagattcttgatttttttttgtttcttggtaTGAAATATAATTGAAGGATTAAGTCCTTGGCATTTTACTTCCTTTTTTCCTTTCTTGATGATTCTTGATATTTAACTTTAATTATCTCAGTGTTTTGATCAGAGTTGAAAAGACTTGAAATTAGTCTTATTTAGAGCCAAATCTtgaatccttcagattttcttGATTTAGTATAAAGTATCTCAATGCTTTAGAGGAGCCAAATATTGTTTGATTCACTGACATAACTTTGATTAAACTAGAATCATAGGTTAAACTTATTGAGCATAGGTTTGACATGAATGGGTTGGAGCATATGGAACCTCTCAGTGTATGTTCTAAAGTGAACGGTTGATAAGGCTAACTTTATAGAGTTGAACAAACATGTTAAACCGTTCCATTTCATCAATGCCCTGAGTTCGGTTTGAAGgaagtttttgtaaattttcataaatatggAATTTTCTTGGTGCTCTCTGAGCAGATTGTTGTGTTTGGTTATACTTACTCTTCTTGTGACTACTAACTACTATAATATATGCATACGGAGATTTTCATTTATGTGGTTTGCTTCAAGTGTATTAAATCTTTAATATATTCTcgatttattttcatttgagcCTTCTTTGTTATGTACTAATTAGCCCACGTTGTTGTTTTTCAGATCACATCTCTCTGAGAAGAACAAAGATCTGATCGGCTTCCGAGAATTACATACCTTTTGAAACATCCAAAAGAGTTGAAAGATGGGTCTATCAAGCCTTCCTGGTCCATCAGAAGGAATGCTATGCGTGATATTAGTTAACACAGCATTGTCAATCTCCATCTTCAAAGGGATTCTCAGGTCAGTGCTTCAGCTAATAGGAATCcgtctctctccttcttcagcagcagcagcagctgcATCTTCAGAGAATCAAACTTCAGAGTCTTTTGATTTCCGGGTCTGCCAGCCTGAGAGTTTCCTTGAGGAATTCAGGAACAGGACCCCCACAGTGAAGTTTGAGAGCTTGTGCAAGTGCAAGAAACAGGCGGACAACGAGTGTTCTGTATGCCTGTCGAAATTCGAAGAGGATTCAGAGATCAACAAGCTAAAATGTGGCCATTTGTTTCACAAAACATGCT comes from the Brassica napus cultivar Da-Ae chromosome A7, Da-Ae, whole genome shotgun sequence genome and includes:
- the LOC106366671 gene encoding probable E3 ubiquitin-protein ligase XERICO, which translates into the protein MGLSSLPGPSEGMLCVILVNTALSISIFKGILRSVLQLIGIRLSPSSAAAAAASSENQTSESFDFRVCQPESFLEEFRNRTPTVKFESLCKCKKQADNECSVCLSKFEEDSEINKLKCGHLFHKTCLEKWIDYWNITCPLCRTPLVVVAADDQLVSSNVW